agaaaattatgtatatgaatatataaataaaagaaatcaaacgGCATTACCATTTACAAGTGAAAGTAAAGATCAGATGGAAGATCATTATGTTTggataaatcaattaattaatcgtttaacaATTTACAAAAAACTCCTGTTATCTTTAGATCAATTAACATTACCATCAACTGATTtcataaaacataataaaccTGTTGAATCACCTGAATATAGTAAAAATGTTCCAAATATATTACTGAAATATCTTATCCAGCGATATATGTTTCAAACTAATTACCATAATGTTGTTACAAGCACAactaaatttcaaaatttctcTGATATTGAAAagcataaaatatacaataatgatataaacTCTTCTGTACATaacattatagaaaaatttaataaaactagagagaatattatacataaaacaaataataatgcaaACACTGATAATAgcataattatgattattgatgattttggaaataaagaatatctgacaatagagaaatataaatccatggcttataaaataaaatcaaattctatacattttatacCATGCATAAAGGAAATACGTTTTGCAAATAAAAGTGATTGCATCAAATATTACACATGTGAACCATTAGAAGCACATGTAAAAGAATTTACTTGTCCAGATAATACAGCTTTTAATGAATACACAAGAGTTTGTGATacttataaatacaaaatatgtaAAGAACATAAATCTGTATTCACTGAATTacctttaataaataatacagaaatcaataattctttaaCTAACAATGACAtatccaaagaaaaaatatgtaaagaaattggaaaaacAGAAGATCCTACTTcagatacatattattatatatgttattttccAACAAAGATAACGACAGATATTAAAGCAGTTCGTATGAGATGTccaaataatttgaaattttgtaaatcaaAAAATGTATGCACTACAAGACAACTTTGTATGgattaaataaagatatatggTGAGTAgactgtaatataataatatctttagaaatgtatcgttaaaaaatttatttttacttaccTTGAGTGGGTGAATTAAATGCAGATCCAATTTCAGAAGACGTATCAGTACTTGATGAACTATGGGCTGGTGAAGTCTGGATTCGAAGCGGAGTAGCATAATCTAAAGCACACATCACTACCTTTTCCACACTgtagtagaaatatatattattagtaaagtataattatattttcaacttgtaaacttaataatttgtttacaaCTAATGTTACTTAATGTTACTTAACCTGGATTCAATTTTAGCAGTACCAATATTTGAAGTTGATTCTTCAATATCAATTGTAgcatcattatttctttcaatagaCGGAGTTGAAGAttcatctctttctgttttattgggtaatagattttcttcatctactttattttttctatcacatgatttttctattttttcagcATCATTTGTTGTTTTCTCTGTTCCATTATCTTGATGGCTTAACTTTACAAGTTGTTGCAATGCTTCCAAAACTATTTGTCTATTAGTTTTCAACATAGTTAATTTATGTGAAATAGCTAAGCGACGATCAGGAACAACAGccattaaattaaatcttatatCTTGTAATTGTTCTCCTGTTGCCATTCCTAAACGATCTGTTATAACTCTTCTAAATTGTTCTGTCCATTCTTCATGTTCTTTCCATGGTCCATGATCCATAGGATATGGTTTTAAACCATCCAATTCAAAGAGTCTACCATTTATTGGTACATAACTTACAAAGTGAAATGCTTCACCAGTAAATCTACCAGTTGAAACTCCAGTATTTTTATCTTGACGTCTTTTAGCTTGTGGCATAGCATGCGAATTATGAGCACAAGCTAATTCTGGTGTGTTACCTATTGCCCATCCTTTATTTTCTGGACACATACCAGATGTATGCAATTTTAAACGCGATAAAGTAGTACCCAAATGAATATTCGGACAATTCAATAAAACAGAGAGTAACGCATGTGTTGCACAGCTATTAGGGACAAcctatatacaaatatatatataatataattaagataaaCTCTATGATCTAAATGAATAATGCTATTATTGctacatatattattcttgttttttttttcttataaataaacttgtaataaacaaaataaacctGTTGCgcaaaaaatatgttattcaCAATATCTTCATCTTTCACAAAACTTTCGGTCTGTTCTACAACTTTACGTCTTGAACGTCTCTCTTCTATCCaacgaaataagaatataaagcCATAAACAGGACCTTCCAAAGATTTTTgtaaatcatatatttcttcaacTTGTACGCCTTTAACACCGAAGTCTTCTAACAAAAGTGTAAACAATCCTAAtaagacataaaaaaaagtcagTCATAATTAAGTTTTTTAATGtagatatatcaaatatatatagtaaatactCATTTATGTTAACACTTAAATACACTTAAACATCTGATcaaacattaatatatttgtttgctAATAGTATCCGACATCAAATTGTGTATTGTATATGTtgaaatgataatttaatgaaatgtaCAATACATTTGATGTATTTTATATCCTTCAACTGATAGCTGTTAAGTGTTTAACCAATTCTTGTTTTAAATTTCTAACTTTTTGATACAGatcattaattacattttactttcaaaattattgtccatttcttttttctttgcttacATGTTACATTAATTGCAAACATAAAcatgaaagtaataattaataatatcaatctgTAATGTCATATCAAATGTAATTTCAATACAAAGTactcaatatatatacatatatatatatatatatatatatatatatatatatatatgtatgtatacgaattataaacatataaaacttctaaattattttttattatatccatttataaatcatatataccTGGATCACTTTCGAGTTCTAGCCAACCTTCTGTTAATCGATTAATGTCAACAGGCATCCTGCAATCAATTTTAAATCCGTTGTAGATAATAAAACCGTacacttttataattttaacctTATACTGTCAGTTAAAAGCGCCATGTTGCATCAAAACATGTATCACGTGATAAAGTCACGTGATGATGGCAGACATttcaagagaaatagatagacgTAATGTATTGTATAAccatctttattattatattatactagtataatataatatgttttatatacattcgttTTATATGGAAAAAGTTAAATGActtaaaaacattttcattcctgttatattatttataacaatatttaaataatgatagTGAAAGTATAtcacaaaatattaaatgttatacaACAGGTCTAAACTAAAAATATTACGTCCAAactatcaaaataaataacgaaattatatatatatatataaattattcttattattatgaatgtatatttaaatacgtgCGAAAATAATTCCATCCCatttaagtaaaaagaaactaatcCCATTATAAGAAACTAGTcccattataaatttttatatataaatcaaatcttACATGCAATAATTGATAGAACCTAATTccgattgtatttttatagaatatgtATTAAATCTGAAACCTTCATTAGATTCTTCACAAATTCTATTCAgtcttatttatgtatattatgtgaCGTTAGTACCCTATTGACTTTTGACGTCTCGACTTTGATGCTACTGGATTGGCGAATGCAAGTTACCGTCCACCAATCACATTGCTGGATAGAACAATACGAGTCTTTAAGGCTGTTTATCATCCAtagttttataattgtttatatcaACAATGAAAACAGacataattttgaaaatagtaATTACGAAGAACGTATTGAGTAAAAGTATACACAAGGATGAAATAagtacatttaaatatatactatgttTTTCACTTGTACAGTATTACAgggttattaaaaataaaaaactttacattatcgatataattaattcaatattgaTTTTGGTATATATAAGGAGTtacgaatatttgaaaattacatttatatgaaCATAGATTTATTCGTGATAAACGTAGATTAAGGaaacaatgatttttttaatttatagatacaagaaatattattagttatttcattgaatttgcATTTTCATGTATATACGAATCCGTACAAGTTATTACGTGATATATTTAATGGTTTGTTTGCTCAGATGGTAAAAGATGGTAAAAGATACAGGACGTATAATGTCTAAGAACCTTTTACACCAGAGATGGCTTACCGACAAAATTTCACGCAACGATCGTAGATAATCTAATATTTCCACTGAAAATGACTTAAGATTTCGTATGaatcaagaatatatatatatatgaatcaagaatatatatatatatatatatatatatatatatatatgcctcttaaaatactttttacttAAACACATTGTTGATTGTATTCTTTGTAATTAAGAGGAATGACCGTAAATATTATACtcaatatatttgaaaatattcaaaaaattctgTTTAATAGAATAGGCAAATATGTaccaaaattttgttttatatacaacTATGCACATGATATATGAGAAATAttgtacaaaaataatttctacaatttactttaacatttgttttttttttccttttgtgtAATTTACTCAAAATATAACTTTTACTCAAATGATTGTTCTTCTTCTGGACTTAATGCATGTTCTACACTCTGTTGTGTTACAAAGACATTTTGCGTCTTGTTTGTCATATTTGCTTGCtgaaaaattatgtattataatataaaaaaaaaaaaaaatgttttttgatTTAGAATATTGCGAACTATACTTCATAATTACATACCTGAGTAACAGATGTATTTGTATGGGTACTAttagacatacatacaacaaCCAACTTAGGCGCCACATTTTGCAAATGTGGTTTTTGTGAATTTACATTACTTTGTGCAATTTTtacttgttgttgttgcgTCTGAGATTGCTGTTGTTGTATCGTACCACTATTTATATTAGATGCAGTAGGTGTTTGAGATCGAGATTGCAAAATAACAAACTTCTGACCTCCAGCAGTTGTAGTTGTATTACCAGTTCTACTTGTACCAAGCATTATCGTTCTTCCTGCTTGTTGGCCAGGATTCGAATTTGACACTGAAACATTTtctaataagaataagataaaaacaaattacactgtatttatataaaatataaatctgatatatattctctttctgatAATATTTACTGATGTGATtgatgataaaagataaactgcaaatattttagaaattaagatatttaaaattaagatGGAAAACGtattattcataattcatGTAACAATAAAAGAGTTACCTGTTTGTACAAGAGTTTTGGTAGTACAAGTAGGTCCCTGTTGCTGAGTTGTAGTTAATGCGGTAGTTGTAGCAGTTGATGCTAAAGCCGTAGGTTGTGTTCGAGCTTTAGCAACTGCTGCACATAAGGCTGGTCCTATGTATCCATAATCCAATTTATATTCTTCAACATAATCTGGTGCTGTTCGTACCGTTTTTAAAACAGGTGCTACTGATTTCTGAAAATTGTCAATTCTTATTTTACATACctaatcttaaaaaaatatatatatatatatatatatatttacatatatcatattttttactttttgaaaaaattattcttggaaaaagtataataacgattatacTTACAACGagtaatgattttatatgaCCAGCaccatttttatcaatattggTTAATCCTGGACCTTCGATACATGATTCGATGCGTTCAGAAATCGATTTCACTTTTGGTATAACTAAAGCTTTTATCACCTCTGGACCTAATTCACATAATCCTTCAATTGCTCCATAGAGAGAAGCTAGAGGTgtctaaaaaaattatctttattaagtTTATCTTTAgagatgtttatatatatatttaataaatttatcttaccTCTTTACATTTAGCTAAAGCTTGACTAAACATACGAGTTACTCTAGTTTGTACATTATTCGTAGAAGTATTAAAATTCTTGCATATTTGAGCCATCAATCGAGAAGCGAAGTCTCGCAAAGCCCAATGATTATCAGCTTCTGGTCTCATACACAACTGACGTGAAACTATACAGGTAGCAACTGACGGTATTAACTCGTGAAGCTGTAATTTGATTTCATTAATGGATTAATGAAAAGactttcgtataaataaatcaaaacaaatattacaCATAATaaactacatacatatttttcaagatataGACTTGGATTATCAAGAAGTGCTTTAACCATACGCATAAGGTAGATAAGTAGTGCAAGGTGATTTTGCACAACATTAACTCGTACACCCTCTGCAATAAACGTACACATACGTGCTAACATCTCGTGTAAACCTGGATCTGCAGACAATGATTGTAATGCTTCTGCTCTCCGAGCTTCATCAGAGCCAACACAAGCTTCCGTTATTTCCTTATAATATAGTTGTTGCTCTACACTTAACTCATGAGTCGCCAATTGTTTAACATGTACAGTTTCTACATTACGTAATTTTTGACTTTTGCCACCACCACCTGGTTTTCCAGCACCTATATTTTGATTCTTATTAGTTAACTTGCTTGTAGGGTCAACACTTTCCAATTTTTGAgcttctgtaaaaaaaaaaaaattactcgtGTTAGCCTTGttcataatgatataaaactaatgattacaatttattaatatatatggcACATTGATCACCTTTAGATACAGGAGGTGGATTTTCTGGTATTGTTGGTTGTACGCCATCTATACAAAGCCAGTGTGCACGCAAAGTTATTTCTAAAGGTAATTTGGGCCATGCCTGTCCACCAGACATAGAAACAACTTCATTGagatctatttctttttcttctacaaaaTGCAATTCACGACCACCGCCAGAAGCAAAACGAAATGGTATATGATCTTTAGCAAAAAATCCATACGTTGgttcaacatttttaatttttaatgcatGATCTATATCATGAGTTGTCAAACGTTGACGTTTGCCATGTCTCATAAACTTTGCAGCAtcctataaaattataatgtaagAATGATACAATTCAGTTGGcgcgtataaatatatatatataaggcaCTGCAAGTACAAAAGATAAACTCAATATTGGATAATATGTTTTTTCAATAAACTAGTTTATTACCTACAAAGAACAAAACCATAGAGTTTTCAAGTTGTTTGTCCTTTCTttccatataaaataaaattttttaaatattggataacttttataaaaaatagttttacCGAAACATAAGATAAACTTCACATGACATTCAAAATGGATTTTTGTTTAGTTCACCTTTTTTACTTGCAACATACCGTATTTACTATGACATTATTACTATAacaataacataaaatttgatattatttactaCTAACTTGTATGATTTCTTTAAGTCTGTAACTGACATCTTCAGCAAGATCCTTAGCTGCTTCATCTGGGAAGTTTCCTACTCCTATGCTTTCAGCGATCACTTTTATAGATTCTTGAGATAAAGTTGTCCCATACATAGATTCATTTTCACTCATTGTTGACGTATTTTGATTGTTACATTCCATatgatatacaatataaacaaCTATTTGTCTTATATAACAATGATTTGgagtatattataatttcctaTTTAGTCTAAACATtacatgtaaaatattatttctcattaatggttaaaagaaaattatctaatgaattatcaatattttgaaataattatattaatatttctatgttATTTTCTAGATTATAAggatatttatacaaataaatatttaccatCTACACATAAATATTTGACTTTTCTCATATATTAATTGCATGAATGTGTGATACTTATGATTTATTCAATTTGTTAAATCAAATTGATCACTTTTATATCCTTTCAttgacatatataatatttttccatttcttattTGTCGACGAATATCAAAATACatgatatttacaaatataactTATACAAATTTGATAGTTTCTTCAGTTATGTGTTTCACTTAAAACGACCGTTCAAATCCAAAGAACGTAACGACATCAACGGCATCAGCCATTGCACTAAATTCGACGATATTTAATTGAACATAGAAAACATTTCGACGTTGTATAGTAACGATATATTGGTTATAAAGAAATAGCCAAAACAGGTCGTTAGCGCCGCCTGACGGCGGCTTGTGTAAACATATGTGACGTACCAcatgaaatttattcgtatcATATATCCAGTAAAAATTAAACTGTAATCgatagaatacaaaaaaaaaaaaaaacaatattatacgagatattttatttaatatattataattataaaaaaacaaattgtttgatatgaagaaatttttgtattaatctGATGTAAGACTAAGCTTCGATTTCAAAGATTTCAAAAAAGTATCAAAGtcattagaataaaattatcaaaattaatctaattattgcgtgaaaatattctctaaatttataaatttgaaaaataaaagtcataaaaaattttttaaagcttATCGCTGTGGAGTTGATGTTTTCctaatattctataataaatatcaaaattaattaaattaattagtaattGAAAACTACCATGTCTTTTAGTTCATGATTCTGCCGATAGTAGTCAATTCAAATGAACAAATCACTTAAAGAATCTGAATCTtgcttttctttatcatcgcttcgttctttattaaattctaatataaaatcttaaGTTTTATtgtacatgatatatatacatgtatatacataataaaacaacatacataaaaaaaacatatatatagatatatataaacgtgtatTTGGCGAttctaatatcaatttttaaattgttagattattttcgaacgattatcgataatagaATAATGATATCTCTAATTTAGTTTTTATTGTCATCATTGtaaaaaagatcatttattttgattCATATTAGATACTAAGTTGTTCTTTGAAGCATAAAttgtgaattattaaaataatttattcatagtGCTTGTTAATCTCGTAAgtatatctcttttccttatcgtattttttgtttatttcattttctctttctatgtctcatgttctctctctttctcattctcttattctctctctctctctttctcattctcttattctctctctctctctctctctctctctctctctctctctcttcctctcactcACTAATTCCACGATAAAAAtctaagaatatataaatttataataattatttatttataatattatttatcgttactAATCATATACAATCAAGTttgcattaataaaaaagaaaaactgtaaTTTTCGCTAATCTTatcatataaaagaaagattattattgttaaaaaattgaaatcgtGTTTTGAAACTAACAATCACCTACTTGTTATTTGTTTTCCATCAaacttatttgattttttcaaaacaatataatttttcttaaatgatTTTCCTAGAACATATACTTgtcaattttcctttttataaaattatctttgtaCTGTCATTACTTTGTCACATTTTGATGATTTCCATTCGAAatctatttgtaataaatattacttataatcattgttttcttaattgttgtagctttttaaataaattattacaatgttGATAATGATATAACAAGTTTTGTAATTGTTGCATTCGtctaattataattagaatataaacaaaacattaacagatttgtatttcttatatttaaaaaatgtataaattttttattttacaggaTAAAATGactaatatcaaatatttgagTATTGCTGTTCTTTTATCTGCATTTATTGTAGATACAATAATAGCAAATCCCTTTATACAAGGAAATAtaagtaaacaaataatataaacatctatataatcaaatgtaattcatttatttatattatttatattttttgttgtatttcagataacattattaattcaattgaTGAAGATTGTAACTGTATTAGATATAATTGTGGATGTTGCAAACATATAGAATATGATATCGTTTTTCTAAATGGAACAtgttagtaataaatattaatattgttaatgcatattaataatatatttatattttctttatagcaaaatattatttttagtttgtGGAAATGCATCTTATTTGGAAAAAGATTATGGATTTTCTGTCACTATGTCTTACAATAATTTCTCTATAATCAATGAAACAATATCAGGTAATctatacaaaaatttctaattgattaaatacattctatatagacacaatatatatttaaatgtatacatttttatagcAAGAAATCCACCACCAGTTTGCTACAATTTTCTAGAATTTGCACATTTGCTATCATTGCCAAAACTGCcacatttaatttatatttgctTACGTCTTTATgacatagatataaataaaaatggttttcatttatgttttgaaataaaaatgaaagtattTGCACacgaaataatagtaataccACTAGGTtgcattaataaatttaaatatgcaAACAAGATATATAAAGCATATCCCAATGTCATAATGATATAACTTTATATCAATGTCATATGTCATAAGCtacagatatttttattgtaagttaagtatattttaaatatttacatttaattctgttaatgttaataattatttggtatatcaattcttttgtttgcattaattattaataaatatatttattaaaattgaaattcaagtatttactaataattaaaaaaaaaaaaaaaagatttcttacaataaaaaatttttcttcgtataaaaacataaaaaagtaaattgtaAATTGTAAATTGAATAGATAATTTAATGTACCTAGTTCAGCATTGCAATCAGAAGCTTTTTCCATTCGGCAGCACAATCATtctggaaaaaagaataagtgaATATCGTtggtaaaaaatatcataaagagTAATCACATTATTCGCACACGTGcatgtttattaaaaacaaatatagatattacatTTGTGAGACACGCGAATGATTAATACTTAATATTAAGGATGCATGATTGAATCACTCTCAGGTAAGAAGAAAGTCACCGTAATCTTTCATTAATTCAAAAGTGCGATCAGAAGGCGTTTAAAGTCTTCGCTGCAGTCGTTCTGTAAACGGAAACAAAGATTTTTGGGAAAAATTAAAGTCTGCGTTAATATGGAAGCAATCGTGTGTGAAAATTTGTactaatctttctttttttcatatacatgtacctgtgcgtgtttatatatatatatatatatatatatatatatatattcacaccACGGCGAATATCATACATACGCATGCATGttccaaaaataaattacaattagtATACTTTGTtatttacacacatatgtattaaTGGTAATTGTATTAATCCATAATCCTCGTGTTACTaccatatttttatttatcaaagcCCCTGCGAGAAAGTTATAAATCGGATAACGTAATGACTAAATAGTCGATATTTTCATAAAGTAACGCAAATTGAAGAtacaaaatattgttttttttttttctttctttttttttttcttttttttttttttttctttttttttttgtagtaaCTCACAGCCTTTGTTTTATGAGATTTCgattaatcttttctcttaaaaGGTTCGTATATAACGTAATTTTAAAGTGCAGGTCAGCATGATCAATAAATGCGATTATCTGCATTTTATTCGAGGgacaaaatgaataaaaaataaaaaaaaaataaaaagaaagaaagaaaacaaaacgaaatgaattgaaaaaatattggaacacgcacacacatacatatatcaaatcTTATTCACCCTCAATCGTGAGAATCATATTGAGAAGAAACTAATTAACTTAAAGTTTAGGAGAGATAATCATTACGTATCATCCATGGTATTAAAATACGATTTAAAAGCAAAAAGGAGATGTTGAACGATCGAAACGTTTTCATCCGAGTAGAGCAAGCAAGAGTCTCTTGTAGTCACCGGAAGTGTCATCCTGAAATTTATGGAAATTTATGGGAAGGTAGGATATAGCGTAAGTGAGAgagttaagaaagaaaaaaaaaagtagtctATATGTAAATGTTGTCAATGCAATGAACAAATACTATGtggttatatataatatatatatatatatatatacacacacatatatatatacatacatattttagtgaaaatgaagattatcaacatcgtttaaaaaaattgatcaacTTACATCGATGTCACCTGCAAGAGATGTCCCATAAATTTTCTGATAATCCTCCTTGATGTCACCCAAATCAATTTCTGATCGTGCTACTATTATTCGTATTAACGTTGAATCAGTAGTACCGATTCCATTCATAGCTTTGTAAAGCCTTTCTGCGAAGTATCCGGTTTTGTCTCGGGCGCATTTcactgaagaaaaaaaaaaatatatatatatatattttttagtttacgaagaaaacctttttcattcattctttttcttttttatacgaattttatatGGTATTCGTCTGATCAATGAAGTATTTTCTTACCAACTGCAAGATAACCATCTTCGAGAGAGCCTGAAAATTCTTGTTTGATAGCTTCTTCCAATGAATGACCAGCTAGGCGTTCgtattctttgaaaatttgtcTCAATTGTGGGAAACTTCTCGTGATCAGTACAGCATTAAACGTACTCTCATCCGTTCCCCATTGTTCTTCACCAGCAGCTAAAAGTTTTTCGGCATCCTCCGTCGCAGCCGCAACGTCGACTTCTGCACTTTCATCTCTGTTTGCCTAAAATAACATTGATATTACATCAATTCTAATCGATTCAAATCAATTATTccttaatattcttttacttaCACACGACAAGGAAACGAGAAGTCTCTTGAAATGTCCAGAAGTATCGCTTTTAAGATCATCCTCCAATTCAGTATcgtatactatatacatataaataaataaaaaaattaaaaaaaaaaaacagaaacgaaaagataattagatattaaaaaagaggagaaaaaaggaaagaaaagaattgaataaaaaaaagcttACGCTCTTTATAAACGGCAGCTATAGTTTTAACGCC
The window above is part of the Vespula pensylvanica isolate Volc-1 chromosome 16, ASM1446617v1, whole genome shotgun sequence genome. Proteins encoded here:
- the LOC122634902 gene encoding ubiquitin carboxyl-terminal hydrolase calypso isoform X4; translated protein: MRLFTLLLEDFGVKGVQVEEIYDLQKSLEGPVYGFIFLFRWIEERRSRRKVVEQTESFVKDEDIVNNIFFAQQVVPNSCATHALLSVLLNCPNIHLGTTLSRLKLHTSGMCPENKGWAIGNTPELACAHNSHAMPQAKRRQDKNTGVSTGRFTGEAFHFVSYVPINGRLFELDGLKPYPMDHGPWKEHEEWTEQFRRVITDRLGMATGEQLQDIRFNLMAVVPDRRLAISHKLTMLKTNRQIVLEALQQLVKLSHQDNGTEKTTNDAEKIEKSCDRKNKVDEENLLPNKTERDESSTPSIERNNDATIDIEESTSNIGTAKIESSVEKVVMCALDYATPLRIQTSPAHSSSSTDTSSEIGSAFNSPTQAWGWNSGQSSPTSTKDFKKFVVIRVAGDEKNEAGLSRSLGNININGKRLVSDSGHLHKKVCLSGEVRIPHARVKTSNGDTVTEEKKVEKIDPKLCSKYPELFEPHTFAPKDLLALLKNLEHEINTCETSLKDENDKRNKYKIDDCRRTHNYDEFICTFLSMLAQQGKLAELVQQHLTLKKHTSVSVSRVHRSSKKADTRTNSSRRRRGRTKCKKRK
- the LOC122634902 gene encoding ubiquitin carboxyl-terminal hydrolase calypso isoform X3, translating into MMPVDINRLTEGWLELESDPGLFTLLLEDFGVKGVQVEEIYDLQKSLEGPVYGFIFLFRWIEERRSRRKVVEQTESFVKDEDIVNNIFFAQQVVPNSCATHALLSVLLNCPNIHLGTTLSRLKLHTSGMCPENKGWAIGNTPELACAHNSHAMPQAKRRQDKNTGVSTGRFTGEAFHFVSYVPINGRLFELDGLKPYPMDHGPWKEHEEWTEQFRRVITDRLGMATGEQLQDIRFNLMAVVPDRRLAISHKLTMLKTNRQIVLEALQQLVKLSHQDNGTEKTTNDAEKIEKSCDRKNKVDEENLLPNKTERDESSTPSIERNNDATIDIEESTSNIGTAKIESSVEKVVMCALDYATPLRIQTSPAHSSSSTDTSSEIGSAFNSPTQAWGWNSGQSSPTSTKDFKKFVVIRVAGDEKNEAGRSLGNININGKRLVSDSGHLHKKVCLSGEVRIPHARVKTSNGDTVTEEKKVEKIDPKLCSKYPELFEPHTFAPKDLLALLKNLEHEINTCETSLKDENDKRNKYKIDDCRRTHNYDEFICTFLSMLAQQGKLAELVQQHLTLKKHTSVSVSRVHRSSKKADTRTNSSRRRRGRTKCKKRK
- the LOC122634902 gene encoding ubiquitin carboxyl-terminal hydrolase calypso isoform X1 is translated as MMPVDINRLTEGWLELESDPGLFTLLLEDFGVKGVQVEEIYDLQKSLEGPVYGFIFLFRWIEERRSRRKVVEQTESFVKDEDIVNNIFFAQQVVPNSCATHALLSVLLNCPNIHLGTTLSRLKLHTSGMCPENKGWAIGNTPELACAHNSHAMPQAKRRQDKNTGVSTGRFTGEAFHFVSYVPINGRLFELDGLKPYPMDHGPWKEHEEWTEQFRRVITDRLGMATGEQLQDIRFNLMAVVPDRRLAISHKLTMLKTNRQIVLEALQQLVKLSHQDNGTEKTTNDAEKIEKSCDRKNKVDEENLLPNKTERDESSTPSIERNNDATIDIEESTSNIGTAKIESSVEKVVMCALDYATPLRIQTSPAHSSSSTDTSSEIGSAFNSPTQAWGWNSGQSSPTSTKDFKKFVVIRVAGDEKNEAGLSRSLGNININGKRLVSDSGHLHKKVCLSGEVRIPHARVKTSNGDTVTEEKKVEKIDPKLCSKYPELFEPHTFAPKDLLALLKNLEHEINTCETSLKDENDKRNKYKIDDCRRTHNYDEFICTFLSMLAQQGKLAELVQQHLTLKKHTSVSVSRVHRSSKKADTRTNSSRRRRGRTKCKKRK
- the LOC122634902 gene encoding ubiquitin carboxyl-terminal hydrolase calypso isoform X2; this encodes MPVDINRLTEGWLELESDPGLFTLLLEDFGVKGVQVEEIYDLQKSLEGPVYGFIFLFRWIEERRSRRKVVEQTESFVKDEDIVNNIFFAQQVVPNSCATHALLSVLLNCPNIHLGTTLSRLKLHTSGMCPENKGWAIGNTPELACAHNSHAMPQAKRRQDKNTGVSTGRFTGEAFHFVSYVPINGRLFELDGLKPYPMDHGPWKEHEEWTEQFRRVITDRLGMATGEQLQDIRFNLMAVVPDRRLAISHKLTMLKTNRQIVLEALQQLVKLSHQDNGTEKTTNDAEKIEKSCDRKNKVDEENLLPNKTERDESSTPSIERNNDATIDIEESTSNIGTAKIESSVEKVVMCALDYATPLRIQTSPAHSSSSTDTSSEIGSAFNSPTQAWGWNSGQSSPTSTKDFKKFVVIRVAGDEKNEAGLSRSLGNININGKRLVSDSGHLHKKVCLSGEVRIPHARVKTSNGDTVTEEKKVEKIDPKLCSKYPELFEPHTFAPKDLLALLKNLEHEINTCETSLKDENDKRNKYKIDDCRRTHNYDEFICTFLSMLAQQGKLAELVQQHLTLKKHTSVSVSRVHRSSKKADTRTNSSRRRRGRTKCKKRK